Proteins from one Salinispora arenicola genomic window:
- a CDS encoding CRISPR-associated endonuclease Cas3'': MSLASHPALGVFWGKSSAEGSMNLLLQHLFDAAAVGECLWDHYLAPSVRDRLDGCTGGRGRAFLALLCGFHDVGKATPAFQCKDDRLAASVRAAGLSWKPLSQAARQWHHSRAGAVIVDRVLTDVGWDFEAVGLVWPMVAGHHGIIPDDSDLISLSLSRDQGQGSAEWHPAQDALVYAVASALKLDLAECVPLTLPSRAFQLAVSGLVIMADWISSGRGFPGVSEISGVSIERARARAADAVVRLRIRGGWSPRPYRQVPDLVLERFNRVSRPSQLAAISVAERMPGPGLMIVEAPMGEGKTEGALAAVEVLARRFGADGAFVGMPTQATCDPMYTRLRRWADSVEPGLPVGLLHGKRRFNKEWAELRSLGFGCVNEDGQDEYGCEDAFGLADSARWRVADHVPADWFLGPKRGLLMPLTVGTIDQLLLAATRTKHVMLRHAGLAGRVVVLDEVHAYDVYTSQFLFEALRWLADAGIPTILLSATLPSGMRANLVHAWVQGATGRRQVAIDDPSPGEGYPVVRSVTVVDGHTTIDALAASSWRHSEKVDVEVLDHGVAVAAEVGSADDDPAVVALLRDRLAEGGCALVIRNTVARAQQTYQELEKVFGSDVRLLHARLTAAERADRTAKALHALGCPDDPETKRPHRMILVATNVAEQSFDVDADLLVTDLAPIDLLLQRIGRVHRHNRPVADRPERVRRPAVVVTGLRVRSGLTPVFPRGSEAIYSRYPLLRAAALVIGSSADGWSIPEDVPRLVRRGYGDEEATPETWHAAVDEARTEWIDATCRRRSRAEPFLLAGADRLGLATLSGLHVQDTEEPRNDDAVSAVVRDGPESVEVVLVRRDDEGYLTLSGRRMGVNGEAVSDPEIANEVIEATLRLPGDDELAAAAKAELRPLAGWATDNWLRHARALVLDASGTFTLSGHQLTYDHDLGLLWQRSSRRRQ, from the coding sequence GTGAGTTTGGCGAGCCATCCCGCTCTCGGGGTTTTCTGGGGTAAGTCCAGTGCCGAAGGCAGCATGAACCTGCTACTCCAGCATCTGTTTGATGCGGCGGCGGTGGGTGAGTGCCTGTGGGATCACTATCTCGCACCGTCGGTACGGGACAGGCTTGATGGTTGTACGGGCGGTCGGGGGAGGGCGTTTCTGGCTTTGCTGTGTGGCTTTCACGATGTCGGAAAGGCGACACCTGCTTTTCAGTGCAAGGATGACAGACTCGCCGCGTCGGTTCGGGCGGCGGGGCTGAGTTGGAAGCCGCTGAGTCAGGCGGCCAGGCAGTGGCATCATTCGCGTGCCGGTGCGGTGATCGTTGATCGGGTCTTGACGGATGTGGGTTGGGATTTCGAGGCTGTAGGTCTTGTGTGGCCGATGGTCGCAGGGCACCACGGAATCATCCCCGATGATTCCGACTTGATCAGCCTCAGCCTGTCCCGCGACCAGGGTCAGGGGAGCGCGGAGTGGCATCCTGCTCAAGACGCACTTGTGTACGCTGTCGCCTCGGCGCTGAAGTTGGACCTTGCCGAGTGTGTTCCGTTGACGCTGCCAAGTAGGGCTTTCCAGCTCGCGGTTTCCGGTTTGGTGATCATGGCTGACTGGATTTCCAGCGGGAGGGGGTTTCCTGGGGTATCGGAGATCTCTGGGGTTTCCATTGAGCGTGCCCGAGCTCGGGCGGCGGATGCGGTGGTCAGGTTGCGGATCAGGGGCGGTTGGTCGCCGCGGCCGTATCGTCAGGTGCCTGACCTGGTGTTGGAGCGGTTCAACCGTGTGTCTCGACCTTCACAGCTGGCAGCGATCTCCGTTGCGGAACGGATGCCTGGGCCGGGCTTGATGATCGTCGAAGCCCCGATGGGTGAGGGGAAGACGGAAGGGGCCCTGGCGGCGGTGGAGGTCCTAGCCAGAAGGTTTGGCGCCGACGGTGCTTTCGTGGGGATGCCCACGCAGGCCACGTGTGACCCGATGTATACGAGGCTGCGCAGGTGGGCGGATTCGGTGGAGCCGGGTCTTCCGGTGGGGCTGTTGCATGGGAAACGCCGGTTCAACAAGGAGTGGGCCGAGCTTCGGAGTCTCGGCTTCGGTTGCGTCAATGAAGACGGCCAGGACGAGTATGGATGTGAGGACGCCTTTGGTTTGGCGGACTCCGCCCGGTGGCGGGTAGCGGACCATGTTCCTGCCGACTGGTTTCTTGGCCCTAAACGAGGGCTGTTGATGCCGCTAACCGTCGGCACGATCGACCAACTGTTGCTCGCGGCGACCCGTACCAAGCATGTGATGCTGCGTCATGCGGGACTTGCCGGCCGCGTGGTGGTTCTGGATGAGGTTCACGCGTACGACGTGTATACGTCGCAGTTCCTGTTTGAGGCCTTGCGCTGGCTCGCGGACGCGGGCATTCCGACGATCTTACTGTCGGCCACCCTTCCATCTGGAATGCGAGCGAACCTCGTTCACGCGTGGGTACAGGGAGCTACTGGACGGCGTCAGGTCGCCATCGACGATCCGAGTCCGGGCGAGGGCTATCCCGTCGTCCGGTCGGTGACGGTCGTGGATGGCCATACGACGATAGATGCACTGGCCGCTTCGTCGTGGCGGCACTCCGAAAAGGTCGATGTCGAAGTCTTGGATCATGGTGTGGCGGTAGCCGCGGAGGTGGGCTCGGCTGACGATGATCCTGCGGTGGTCGCGCTGCTGCGCGACCGTCTCGCCGAGGGCGGCTGCGCGCTGGTCATCCGCAACACAGTCGCCCGAGCGCAGCAGACATACCAAGAACTCGAAAAGGTGTTCGGCAGTGACGTGCGGCTGCTGCACGCACGGTTGACTGCGGCGGAGCGCGCAGACCGTACCGCGAAGGCCCTGCATGCCCTCGGCTGTCCCGATGACCCGGAGACCAAGCGTCCACACCGTATGATCCTCGTTGCCACCAACGTGGCTGAACAGTCCTTTGACGTTGATGCAGACCTTCTCGTTACCGACCTGGCTCCCATCGACTTGCTACTGCAACGCATCGGGCGAGTCCACCGCCATAACCGGCCGGTAGCAGACCGGCCGGAGCGGGTACGCCGACCGGCAGTCGTCGTGACCGGACTGCGGGTCAGGTCCGGTCTGACTCCGGTCTTTCCTAGGGGGAGTGAGGCGATCTACTCCCGGTACCCGTTGCTGCGTGCGGCCGCCCTAGTGATCGGATCCTCAGCCGATGGTTGGAGCATCCCGGAGGACGTGCCCCGCCTAGTCCGTCGGGGGTACGGCGACGAGGAAGCCACGCCCGAGACCTGGCATGCGGCTGTGGACGAGGCCCGCACCGAATGGATTGATGCGACTTGTAGGCGCCGGTCGCGCGCGGAGCCATTCCTTCTGGCTGGCGCCGACAGGCTGGGACTGGCGACGCTATCCGGGCTGCATGTGCAGGATACCGAGGAACCGCGCAACGACGACGCGGTGTCGGCGGTGGTGCGGGACGGACCCGAGTCGGTCGAAGTCGTACTGGTGCGTCGGGACGACGAGGGCTACCTGACCCTCTCGGGTCGGCGGATGGGGGTCAACGGCGAGGCAGTCAGCGACCCCGAGATCGCCAACGAGGTCATCGAGGCGACCCTGCGCTTGCCTGGTGACGACGAACTGGCCGCCGCGGCCAAGGCTGAGCTTCGCCCCCTAGCTGGCTGGGCCACTGACAACTGGCTACGACACGCCCGAGCCCTGGTGCTCGACGCAAGCGGCACCTTCACCCTGTCAGGCCATCAGCTGACCTACGACCACGACCTCGGGCTCCTCTGGCAGCGATCTTCGAGGCGGCGGCAATGA
- the casA gene encoding type I-E CRISPR-associated protein Cse1/CasA translates to MEASFDLVDGEWIPVVDEGGAREVSLRCALTRAHELNGLAVDNPLEMVAVLRQVLLPVYLHACGSPTDDREWRRRWTAGRLDEAMDDYLSDHRDRFDLFGLRPFAQVAGLRTAKDETKPVSLLIAAAATGNNVPLFASRTEADPPALTCAQAARAVLATQCWDTAAIKSGAVGDPKVKGGKTTGNPTGPLGGLGVVIPVGRNLFETILLNTSIHPQPREHDRPQWAADEDDDRPTDRWPGAAAWSRRPVRGILDLLTWQARRIRLVPETVGGATVVRRVVVAAGDRVDQLPEYEPHTAWRRVDKPKAGDPPNRPVRHVPGRAAWRGLEPLLATRMDAGESVTSSQLLRQLNILRARRIVARDLPVQVVTVGVEYGNQSAIVEDVMADRIPLPVAALNPESPVRKLLLDVVAEAEALRNAGNRLGDDLRQAVGGDKLPWDKGQRVGDSFILEFTPLVAQTLRELQRDSQDVEGAQQRWRREALRVAFEAAEPVLSSVPAGAFLGRIRHDGVSTSASVAEAWFRGTVRKILNLQREATMTGAI, encoded by the coding sequence ATGGAGGCATCTTTTGACCTTGTGGATGGGGAGTGGATTCCAGTTGTCGATGAAGGCGGGGCGCGGGAGGTGTCATTGCGGTGTGCGTTGACCCGCGCGCACGAGTTGAATGGGCTGGCGGTGGACAATCCGCTGGAGATGGTCGCAGTGCTGCGTCAGGTGCTGTTGCCGGTCTATCTGCATGCGTGTGGCAGCCCGACTGATGACCGGGAGTGGAGGCGGCGGTGGACGGCTGGCCGGCTTGATGAGGCGATGGACGACTACCTCAGCGACCACCGTGATCGATTTGACTTGTTCGGGCTGCGTCCGTTTGCCCAGGTCGCCGGGTTACGAACGGCTAAGGATGAGACAAAGCCGGTCTCGCTGCTGATCGCGGCGGCGGCGACGGGTAACAACGTGCCCCTCTTCGCGTCCCGGACGGAGGCGGATCCGCCAGCGTTGACGTGTGCCCAGGCTGCTCGGGCGGTGTTGGCCACGCAGTGTTGGGATACAGCCGCCATCAAGTCAGGGGCGGTCGGTGATCCGAAGGTCAAAGGCGGTAAGACCACGGGTAACCCGACCGGCCCGCTCGGTGGACTCGGGGTGGTCATCCCGGTGGGCCGGAACTTGTTCGAGACCATCTTGCTCAATACTTCGATTCATCCCCAGCCGCGGGAGCACGATCGGCCGCAGTGGGCAGCTGACGAGGACGACGACCGGCCGACCGACCGCTGGCCGGGCGCTGCGGCGTGGTCGCGACGACCGGTAAGGGGAATTCTTGATCTGCTGACCTGGCAGGCACGCCGAATCCGACTGGTTCCGGAGACCGTTGGAGGCGCGACGGTGGTGCGCAGAGTCGTGGTTGCGGCCGGAGACCGTGTTGATCAGCTTCCGGAGTATGAGCCACACACGGCGTGGCGGCGGGTGGACAAACCGAAAGCCGGTGATCCGCCGAATCGACCGGTACGGCATGTCCCTGGTCGGGCTGCATGGCGGGGGCTGGAGCCGCTGCTAGCCACCCGCATGGACGCGGGAGAGTCGGTAACCAGCAGTCAACTCCTTCGGCAGCTCAACATCTTGCGGGCACGTCGGATTGTGGCCCGCGACCTGCCGGTGCAGGTCGTCACGGTTGGTGTTGAGTACGGCAACCAGTCCGCGATCGTTGAGGACGTCATGGCGGACCGGATCCCGCTGCCGGTGGCGGCACTCAATCCCGAAAGTCCCGTTCGGAAGCTGCTGCTGGATGTGGTGGCCGAGGCGGAGGCGTTGCGTAACGCCGGCAACCGTCTGGGTGACGACCTGCGCCAAGCGGTGGGTGGGGACAAGCTTCCGTGGGACAAGGGGCAGCGCGTCGGCGACAGCTTCATTCTCGAGTTCACGCCGCTGGTGGCGCAGACCCTCCGCGAGCTGCAACGCGATTCGCAGGATGTCGAGGGCGCCCAGCAGCGGTGGCGACGGGAGGCTCTCCGGGTGGCTTTCGAGGCAGCCGAGCCGGTGCTCTCGTCGGTGCCGGCAGGTGCATTCCTCGGCCGGATACGGCACGACGGTGTCTCGACCAGCGCGAGTGTGGCGGAGGCCTGGTTCCGCGGAACCGTACGCAAGATTCTCAACCTTCAACGGGAAGCGACGATGACGGGAGCTATCTGA
- the casB gene encoding type I-E CRISPR-associated protein Cse2/CasB, whose translation MADSEIKVRHYWERHVDDDGKPTQVPGSDLAALRRGAGRDAGDVPQMWRYYTTLQQDGRRSWRLAAEHAALTLYAVHQQSKVKPMHVSGIGLGTAMRALRLNGKFSQDAVDRRFAAAATATSFDEICLHLRGLITQLRTIDQPLDYTRLYHDLVRWQRPEEIASVRRAWGSRYFATSTNGEPKDGGPDRPTANGGADDNRRTRTIPHQSKEPATINVSQESV comes from the coding sequence GTGGCCGATAGCGAGATCAAGGTCCGGCACTACTGGGAGCGGCACGTTGACGATGACGGAAAGCCGACCCAGGTGCCCGGCAGCGACCTAGCGGCGTTGCGACGCGGCGCGGGTCGCGATGCCGGGGACGTTCCGCAGATGTGGCGCTACTACACCACTTTGCAGCAGGACGGCCGGCGGAGCTGGCGGCTGGCGGCGGAGCACGCCGCGTTGACTCTCTACGCGGTCCACCAGCAGTCCAAGGTCAAACCGATGCATGTGAGCGGTATCGGGTTGGGCACCGCAATGCGGGCTCTGCGGTTGAACGGCAAGTTCAGTCAGGACGCGGTGGACCGACGGTTCGCCGCTGCCGCGACCGCCACCAGTTTCGATGAAATCTGCCTGCATCTGCGCGGCCTGATTACTCAGTTGCGCACGATCGACCAGCCGCTGGACTACACCCGTCTATACCACGACCTGGTGCGCTGGCAGAGACCCGAGGAGATCGCCTCAGTCCGGCGTGCCTGGGGCAGCCGATACTTCGCCACGTCCACCAACGGTGAGCCGAAGGACGGTGGGCCAGACCGTCCGACCGCCAACGGCGGGGCCGACGACAACCGGCGTACTCGGACGATCCCCCACCAAAGCAAAGAGCCCGCCACCATCAACGTTTCTCAGGAGTCCGTGTGA